One genomic segment of Flavobacteriaceae bacterium includes these proteins:
- a CDS encoding glycosyltransferase — protein sequence MKSKIDITASIVLFNEDTEILNTTIDSFLSITEYTKKLYLVDNTEDGSYKEYESKPFTEYIPIYKNIGFGAGHNKAISRIEKASYFHLILNPDVVFQPTIFKELIQTLTSYPDLAMIAPRVLFPDGSFQNSCRRFPTIGELVARRIPFLRPFFSGKINRGEYKDIDISVPFFVEYLTGCFHLYKTEDLVKLGGFDERYFLYMEDVDICKRIDQIGKKKMYYPKEEIKHVLRKSSYKNIGLLLRHTISAIRYFNKWGY from the coding sequence ATGAAAAGCAAAATTGACATTACTGCTTCTATTGTCCTTTTTAATGAAGATACGGAGATTTTAAATACCACTATTGATTCTTTTCTAAGTATTACAGAATATACTAAAAAACTATATCTGGTTGACAATACAGAAGATGGTAGTTATAAAGAGTATGAAAGCAAGCCATTTACAGAATATATTCCGATATACAAAAATATTGGATTCGGAGCCGGACATAATAAAGCAATCAGTAGAATAGAAAAAGCGTCTTATTTCCATTTAATATTAAATCCCGATGTCGTTTTTCAACCCACTATATTTAAAGAACTAATACAAACGTTAACATCATATCCGGATTTGGCAATGATAGCCCCCAGAGTACTTTTCCCGGATGGTTCGTTTCAAAACTCATGTAGAAGATTTCCAACGATAGGAGAATTAGTAGCACGAAGAATACCTTTTTTACGACCTTTCTTTTCAGGAAAAATAAATAGAGGAGAATACAAGGACATAGATATAAGTGTGCCTTTTTTTGTTGAGTATTTGACCGGCTGTTTTCATCTGTACAAAACGGAAGATTTAGTAAAATTGGGAGGTTTTGATGAACGTTACTTTTTGTATATGGAAGATGTAGATATCTGTAAGAGAATCGATCAAATCGGGAAGAAAAAAATGTACTATCCAAAGGAAGAAATCAAACATGTTCTGAGAAAAAGCTCATACAAAAATATCGGCTTACTCCTTAGGCATACTATTTCTGCTATCAGGTATTTTAATAAATGGGGATACTGA
- a CDS encoding glycosyltransferase — MKVAIIHYWFITRRGGEKVIESILKLYPDADIYTLFYDKDSYGNYLSKQKVYTSILNTRFLRKHYQKIFPLYPLGIKSLKLKQKYDLIISSESGPAKGIKNTYKVPHLCYVHSPMRYCWSHKQVYLDSVNPIIRPFMSFLLERLRLWDKKTVDHVDIYISNSKNVSKRIARYYNRKSKVVYPPISETLFQDHKPLHHKKEFYLSFGAITPYKKIDLLIDTFNENGKKLMVVGEGSEKEKLMKKARENITFMGEVNWKELRQIIYSSVALLFPGEEDFGMIPLEVMAHGVPVIAYKKGGALETVIENRENIAQSSGVFFDKQTNKSLQNAIDYFETITHQFDTSWIQTHAKKFAEGQFLLYFKSKIDQLLKPNN, encoded by the coding sequence ATGAAAGTAGCAATTATTCATTACTGGTTTATAACAAGAAGAGGAGGAGAAAAAGTGATCGAATCTATTTTAAAGCTATATCCTGATGCGGATATTTATACGTTATTTTATGATAAAGATAGCTACGGAAACTATCTAAGTAAACAGAAAGTATATACATCTATTCTAAATACCCGTTTTTTAAGAAAACACTATCAAAAAATATTTCCGTTATATCCGCTAGGGATAAAATCACTAAAATTAAAGCAAAAATATGACCTGATTATATCTTCCGAATCCGGCCCTGCAAAGGGAATTAAAAATACATATAAAGTTCCTCATCTTTGCTATGTTCATTCCCCTATGCGCTATTGTTGGAGCCACAAACAAGTCTATCTGGACTCAGTTAACCCTATCATAAGACCATTTATGAGTTTTCTTTTGGAAAGACTCCGTTTATGGGATAAAAAAACCGTTGATCATGTAGATATATATATTAGTAACTCAAAAAATGTATCAAAAAGGATTGCCAGATATTACAATAGAAAATCGAAAGTAGTATATCCGCCTATCTCAGAAACTCTTTTTCAGGATCATAAACCACTACATCATAAAAAAGAATTTTATTTGAGTTTTGGAGCTATTACGCCCTATAAAAAGATTGATTTGCTTATAGACACTTTTAATGAAAATGGAAAAAAACTAATGGTTGTGGGAGAAGGTTCGGAAAAAGAAAAATTAATGAAAAAAGCCAGGGAAAATATTACCTTTATGGGTGAAGTAAACTGGAAAGAATTAAGACAGATTATTTATAGCTCTGTGGCATTGCTCTTTCCGGGAGAAGAAGATTTTGGAATGATCCCTCTCGAAGTAATGGCTCATGGAGTTCCGGTAATTGCATATAAAAAAGGAGGAGCTCTGGAAACAGTTATAGAAAATAGAGAGAATATAGCACAATCTTCAGGCGTTTTCTTTGATAAGCAAACAAACAAATCTTTGCAAAATGCTATTGATTATTTTGAAACTATAACGCATCAATTTGATACATCATGGATTCAAACTCATGCAAAAAAATTTGCTGAAGGTCAGTTTTTATTGTATTTTAAGTCAAAAATAGATCAACTGTTAAAACCGAATAATTGA
- a CDS encoding exopolysaccharide biosynthesis polyprenyl glycosylphosphotransferase, translating to MKKRYSPLIRPLQVFIDILVINFVIYYISDKEFFNFYFLSYISLFWLITSYFSGFYKVYRFTNALRIITLLVSQFLIFILGYFAYFGIFREGVIINNQLLILVAIVIGVTFFKFLGYFLLNKYRSHGKNYKTTIVIGYDDSAKKIIKIFKSKANFGYKFLGFFADRVYKNPDYLGTKKEYIKFINRNEIDEIYCCLSEINEEKINELKRFASEKSIVLKLLPSLDAFYSRNQEIEFYDDTLMVLNVKKLPFEFAENFYIKRVFDILFSLCICIGILSWLIPVLWILIKLESKGSFIFKQYREGLNGQHFVCYKFRSMKINELSDKVHATKSDARVTKIGAFLRKTSMDELPQFFNVLLGDMSIVGPRPHLESLSKEYQRQVEDYLKRHIMKPGITGLAQVSGYRGEIKKKSDIKNRIRLDIFYIENWSFFLDVKIVLKTIFNLFKGEEKAY from the coding sequence TTGAAAAAAAGATACTCTCCCTTAATAAGACCTTTACAGGTATTCATAGACATATTAGTGATTAACTTTGTAATCTATTATATTTCCGATAAAGAATTTTTTAACTTTTATTTTCTTTCTTATATCTCCTTATTTTGGTTGATAACATCTTATTTTTCAGGATTTTATAAAGTATATAGATTTACAAATGCGCTAAGAATCATCACATTATTAGTCAGTCAATTTCTTATTTTTATTCTTGGCTATTTCGCTTATTTTGGAATTTTTAGAGAAGGTGTCATTATTAATAACCAGTTATTAATTCTGGTTGCTATCGTAATTGGGGTAACTTTTTTTAAGTTTCTAGGATATTTTCTATTAAATAAATACCGTTCACACGGAAAAAACTACAAAACAACTATCGTTATAGGATATGACGATTCTGCAAAAAAAATCATTAAAATTTTTAAAAGTAAGGCCAACTTCGGATATAAATTTTTAGGATTCTTTGCCGATAGAGTGTACAAAAATCCTGATTATCTGGGGACTAAAAAAGAATACATTAAATTTATAAACCGAAATGAAATAGACGAAATATATTGCTGCTTATCAGAAATAAATGAAGAAAAAATAAATGAACTCAAAAGATTTGCAAGTGAAAAAAGCATCGTATTAAAACTACTGCCAAGCCTTGACGCATTTTATAGTAGAAACCAAGAAATTGAATTTTATGATGACACATTAATGGTACTTAATGTAAAAAAATTACCTTTTGAGTTTGCCGAAAATTTTTATATCAAAAGGGTATTTGATATCTTGTTTTCATTGTGTATTTGTATAGGTATTCTCTCCTGGCTAATACCTGTACTATGGATATTGATAAAGTTAGAATCAAAAGGGTCATTTATTTTCAAACAATATAGAGAAGGCCTAAACGGGCAACATTTTGTATGTTATAAATTCAGATCTATGAAAATAAATGAACTGTCCGATAAAGTACACGCAACAAAGAGCGATGCAAGAGTCACTAAGATAGGAGCATTTTTAAGAAAAACGAGTATGGATGAGTTGCCTCAGTTTTTCAATGTGCTATTAGGTGATATGAGTATAGTGGGCCCAAGGCCACATTTGGAAAGCCTTTCAAAAGAGTATCAGAGACAAGTAGAAGATTATTTGAAGAGACATATTATGAAACCGGGAATTACCGGTTTGGCACAAGTAAGCGGGTATAGAGGAGAGATAAAAAAGAAATCAGATATCAAAAACCGAATTCGATTAGATATTTTTTATATAGAAAACTGGTCTTTTTTTCTGGATGTTAAAATTGTACTTAAGACCATTTTTAACCTTTTTAAAGGTGAAGAAAAGGCATATTAG